The Brettanomyces bruxellensis chromosome 8, complete sequence genome segment TCAGAAAACTTGGCTGGATGAGCTGTTGAAAGTGAAACGTACTTGTATGGCGAACTTTTTTCGCCATCTGCTGCAAGAGTTCTTTCTGCAACTGTAATACCAACAGCCGAGTGTGGGTCCAGAATATATCTGTTTGATGTTTCCAAATAGGTCGATCTTATGGTCTTGACGGTCTCCTCGTCTGTAACCGATCCCGAAGAAAGGAATGATTTGGCCAATTTCAAGGTCTCTGGTGAAACCTTAAACACACCATCCTTGGAAAGCTGGTCCATAAACTCTTTAACCTTGTTTCCAGTTTTAAGATCATCCTTGTCGGCACTTGAAGCTCTGACCATGTACCATAGGAATCTTTCGAAGTTGGAAGAAACGCAAATATCCATGGCTGGAGAATATGTAGCTCTAACTGGAGCCTTATCGTAAGTACCCGTGTGAAGGAATCTGTTAAGAATGTCATTCTCGTTGGTAGCGACAACTAGATTCTCGATTGGAAGACCCATGTTCTTAGCGTAGAAGCCAGCAAGAATATCACCAAAGTTTCCACTTGGAACAACAAATTTCACTTTGAGGTTCTTTCTCTCAGCATCAGAAAGACTTCTATAGAGCTGGAAGTAGCCATGGAAGTAATAAGTGATCTGGGCAAGAATTCTAGCCCAGTTAATCGAATTCACTGCTCCAACATGATACTTGTCATTAAATGCTTTATCGCTGAACACACTCTTGACAAGAGCCTGGCAGTCATCAAAGGTTCCCTTAACAGATAGAGTATGAATATTAGCATCCTGAACCGTTGTCATCTGCTGTTCCTGAAGAGGCGAAACACGACCTGTCGGATATAAGATGAAGACAGACACATCTTTTTTGTTACGGAGACCATAGATAGCTGCACCACCAGTATCTCCAGAAGTTGCACCAACCACAGTTATGTGATCACGCTTAGAACCGGATGGTAGTCctttgttcttcttctgcaaaAAGTACTCGAACAAGTTACCCAAAAATTGCAAAGCAACATCCTTGAATGCATATGTAGGACCATGGAAAAGCTCAAGCAAGTAAAGATTAGGCTTCGAGTCGATTCTAACAAGTGGAGTGATCTTCTCCGAGCGGAATTTCGAATAAGACTTCTTGATCAACTCAGTCAAGTCTTTATCGTCAATTTCCTTATCACTCACATACAATCTCATAATCTTGAAGGCAAGCTCCTGAAAACTCAATTTCGACCATTCTTCCAAAAAGTTGGCTGGAACTTTTGGAATTTGTGATGGAATAAACAATCCACCATCTTCGGCTAATCCTCTAATAACCGCTGACTCGAATGATCTCGACTCCGAGCTGCTCGAACGAGTAGATCTGTACGACTGTGATAATGGACTACTCATTATAATTTGCGTGGTAATATTTGGCACTCTTTTACTTTCCAATAAGATCGAAGTTGTCAGCTGGTTGTTAATGTATCTTGTATGATGCTGAACATTTCTCCTGAACCGGAgcactgaaaaaaaaaaaaaaaagactcATCgcaagaaaaattaatttcaaaaaataaggtCCCACCCGGATTCGAACCGGGGTTTCCAGAATCAGGATCTAAAGTGATAACCACTACACTATGGGACCTTGTACAATTTTTAAAATGATGTAGACCTATTTATGTTGATTCTAAATTGGCATTGCTTTGTCtaatttttaaatatttgatttattgtTGTATTTTATGAtttgtcggagttaagagagaccttatgagttactcctGGGCTTcagctatcaaactccttctgtaatagaactaataatgtcagagtatataaatcccgtgtgacatttgtatctgcttaattgctcacatatctctgtgccgtagcactaccgagcgcgcagatgcccaaggttatgaacgagATTGGtcatatagttcggatatagaaaagacttctgttgcatagaatgacccccataacaaaatagggtccttacgaacacgtttgtaatccagcgagaacccgaaggttactcttggtttcagctgaaggatcacttcaagatggatttccttatatgaatatgtattgcaaattacacaataaagtcgtcgtcccttctaagagacacatagtatataaggaaaaagtagtacatacatataagagatatttttccgcagaagtggaataggtcattctcagccgaaagtagattagggagaaatttatttcacaggaaaaatttccccgcaaattatttcttatatctgtctgaacattaacttgattcacatattataaatcaaataccagttgaacctttatgcgttattaacatataaaacattattataactcataggttccgacaaataagaacctagcagtcggggagattcagacaattgtaaggtcggttacctaagtgggtggatataaatgtaccaagtggtctatgtgataatgttaatgcctttcacattctaacaattgtgtatgtgtcaccatagaagaaaatgaatttacttcctttactctgtcACCATcaagtggagtcgaactagttgtattgcaaaataggctatcgggtctcgtcccttcgtagaagaaacaagttatataaaaagaggtaaagtaaagtaaaaataaaaaggaaaataaagtgaggtaatcatacataatataaaaaaagatttaattctcagaaacagaattatgatcgcgcataattaattttctgttgattccctaacatagtgcattttattcaggattgtctctattagatattattctaaatcttcgttacttcagaataagttcagatctcaaaacaaataaatctaatgacatataataatagattgcctaatactaggtaatattctcatctGTTCGACAATATAGTCcatgattttcttttaagaTTCTATAGCACGTAGAGTGTGACAATTACGGGGGGAGAGGTCAACCAAAGTACGCAATTGAATCACTTTTGAAACAGACTTGCTTCAATAACTCCGATTACACATAAAACATTACTTAATTACTTGAAATTATATTGTATTAACCAGCTATCAAGCCATGTTATAATAATTGAGAAAATGTGTTTAACTTGTTAAGGGAACAGACACAATCTGCTATTTATAACATTAATACgattaaaataaagaaagacgGGTGACATCATTCAAGCGACCAATTACAGTATGATTtgaatcaaaaagaaattatgcAATCATAGATTAATAATCCAACAGCATGGTTTCTGGGATTTGAGCCACTTTacatttttctgctgacATACTTGATAAATTGAGCTGGCCACCGGTGACCAGCGTGGTAAAGAATGCTTTGAATGATATAATAAACCAAGTTCTACTTCGATATCTGTGTTATTAATCAAATTGCACCAAAACtatgaaatattcaaaaagataCAATCAAATACCTTTGGCTTAATTGAAAATTTATGGATAGTACATTCCAAAGTGCTTGTCCTTATTCCTTCAACTAAATTTTATAATAAAAGCCCATTTACAACTCATTGAAATACTTTTTATAAGAATCTTATTTATACAAAAAATCTGGCGTTACAATTTAAACCAATTGAAAAAGACTAATCAGATTTTTAAATTGATACGAATAGTTGATAAATTACAGATGATTGTTCAGatttatctttttgctGTGAAACCCCTTAAGAAAAACTTTAAAAAGGATTTTTACAAATATTTATAGACGAACGTAGCAAAAGAACGTCAACAAGACGAAAAGCACGTACATAGCTCTGAAGATTGGAAATAGTACTATCAAAAGTTTGTTTATTAAATCGATAGAGAAGAGAACAATGTATATGATCATATTTACATAACGTACACGCAGcctaaaaaatttaagcGCCAAAAATACACAATCGGGAACCCACCACCCAATGTTTTTTTGGGAACAAAAAAGTTGTATAAACTCGGGATAATCAGTTAGACCTTAATAATATCAAGTTCAAGAcaatttcaagaaaacatGATAGAGAAATGAGTTCACGTGCATAATAAGCAGTCAATCTCCACTTATTTCCTCCAGTGTCCCAGCTTTGCATGTGCTT includes the following:
- the THR4 gene encoding threonine synthase (BUSCO:EOG09261B6Y), whose amino-acid sequence is MSSPLSQSYRSTRSSSSESRSFESAVIRGLAEDGGLFIPSQIPKVPANFLEEWSKLSFQELAFKIMRLYVSDKEIDDKDLTELIKKSYSKFRSEKITPLVRIDSKPNLYLLELFHGPTYAFKDVALQFLGNLFEYFLQKKNKGLPSGSKRDHITVVGATSGDTGGAAIYGLRNKKDVSVFILYPTGRVSPLQEQQMTTVQDANIHTLSVKGTFDDCQALVKSVFSDKAFNDKYHVGAVNSINWARILAQITYYFHGYFQLYRSLSDAERKNLKVKFVVPSGNFGDILAGFYAKNMGLPIENLVVATNENDILNRFLHTGTYDKAPVRATYSPAMDICVSSNFERFLWYMVRASSADKDDLKTGNKVKEFMDQLSKDGVFKVSPETLKLAKSFLSSGSVTDEETVKTIRSTYLETSNRYILDPHSAVGITVAERTLAADGEKSSPYKYVSLSTAHPAKFSDVVNKALGDIKGYSFEKDVLPEELHKLASLPKKIKHIDAVSLKVVEGAIEEELSKEN